The genomic window TATACAATTCTAAAAGCTGGTTGGTAAAGCTTTGTAAGCCTTGTTGTAGTTCTGCATTTTTTCGGGCTTTTCTCTCGTTCTCTTCTATTTCTCTTTGTTTTCTTTCTGCTTCTAATTTTTGTTCGGCAAGTTTGTTAACATTTTGTTGTACATCGTAGCTTGTTTTACTTGCTGTATACTTGTTTTTGTCGTAATAATAGGTACTGAACTTATAATAGCCTTCATTTGAAGATTCATTTCTCGCAAACAATGCTGTATTGTCAAATTGTAAACTATTCATTGCTTTTCCGTCTTGGAAAGAAATGTTAAATTTTCCGCCCCAGGTTTTATCAAAATTTTCATTATCATAGAACCATACTCTTACAATATTATCATTACTGTCACGTCCGAAAATATTTAATGTTCCGTCACTTGATGCTTTATCCCAAAAGTGATCTTTTAAATATTGCTCTCTTACGGTTTGATCGGGAAAATCCTGATAAATATCATTCAACAGATAAGGTGTAATTGCCTGTTGTTTTAAATGACTGTCGTTATATGCAGAAGCAGGATCCGGCAAACTGTAGAGTTCGAGATAATCATCCGTAGCTTTTATCATTGAATTGGAACTTTCATTATAAAAATATCTATGCTGTGTCCGTTCCTCTTTATATCTTTCCTTATAACCCAAATCCTGCAGTTTACTAAGCACAGTATGCAATGCTATTTTACTGGGATTGTATATATAGGTTGTTTCTTTACGCAATTCTTGATCAACCGTTATCTTAAATCCGTTTTTGTAATAAAATTCCTGGAGATAATCTATAAAACGTCCCTCATTAGAATAGACCTCCTTTTTTTTGACACAAATCGGAGCACTGTTTAATATGGCAAGAACCGGTGCGATTTCAAGGCCGGGCTCATACTTAGACTCCGGAATAAAAGCCGCTATATTATTGGAACCCACAACAGCAAACTTCTCTTTATTTTTGTAAATACTTTGGGCTCCTTTTGTTTCTATAAGTTTCCAGGATTCCACTCCTATTTCTTTTTTAAATGCTTCTCCATCCTCTGGATTTTCATAATTAATATAAATATCGTAGATGGTTTTATCCGGGTTTGCACCTAAAAAAATTTGAATCGGACTGTCTCCTTTGCTTATTGTAAAGTATTTATTATAGCTATATACTTCTTCTGTCTTTTTTTTGTCTGTGGTATACACATATTTTTTGTCGTCCTTCACTCCAGAAAAAATATAGCCTTTGCCAGACATTTTTTCGTCGAGTTCCATCAAAGCATTATCTATATTTTTACCCAAAAGGTTGTAAAGCAAAGATTTTTCCACTGTTGCCTGAACTTCTTTTTTTATTGTTTTTACTGCGGGTCTAACGGTTTTTTTCTGAGCAGAAATGCATCCGAAAACCAGCAAAAAAAGTAGTAAAATATTGGTTTTCATAGTTTTTATTTTTTATTAAAATTTTAAATTCTACTGGCATACCGGTTGTTTCGTTGAAGTGAAAACGGCATTATTGATCCTGAAGGTTTTAATGTATTTTCCATTCATTTTATGAACAAATTCTGTCGTTTCACCGGGATTCGTCTGGTGCCAGTCTTCGAAATGGGTTTTTCCTCTTCCGTCTAGTAATGCGAAAGTATACGAGATAGTTTTGCTATTGTCATTCCGGACCCGGAAATACAGGTGTACCTGATAATTCAAATCAAAAAGTTCTACCATTTTTACCTGATATGCTACATTAGAGTTACAATCCATTCCGGTAAAAGTTCTCCATTCAGACCATTGCTGTCCGAAATTCAGCTTAAAGACAAGCAAAAATCCTAAAATTAAAATCCTGGTTTTCATCATTAAGGTTTTAATAATTAGTAATGGTATTTTTCGATAAGCTGTTCTTGGTAAAGCAGGGTGCCTCTTGTGCATTCATTAATAATGCATCATAGAGCAATAAGAATGACGTTTTCATAGATAAAAGTTTTCTACAAAATTATTCTTATTACGTATTCAAAAAAATAGAGAGGACTAACTATTTTTGATCTAAATCCAGCCTTCTTTCAGGGTTTTACGAACTAATTCCAATGGTGTTTTCACTTCAGCCTTTTCCATAATATTTCTTCTGTGTGCATTGATGGTATAGCAGCTTATTAATAATTCGTCGGCAATTTGCTGGCTTGTTTTACCTTCTACAATTCCTTTTAAGACTTCCCTTTCTCTTTTGGTAAACAGGTCGAAAGATTTTGTAAAAATTTTTTCCTGAATATTGTAGTAAGAAGGTTCACCATCAAGACCAATAAGGGAAAAACAAGGGAGTCCGTCCGGTTTTATATGGGTGATATCGGTATCCAGAGAAAGGGTACGGTAATAATTATTTTCATCATAATCTACCTGTACTGCCTGATGAAGAATACGCATATAACTTCCGTCTTTTTTCTTCAGTCGCAAATCATATTGTACTTTATAAAACGGAA from Chryseobacterium camelliae includes these protein-coding regions:
- a CDS encoding LuxR C-terminal-related transcriptional regulator encodes the protein MKTNDHFFITAKKFWKTVTKKETNPDIDKLQNQIDLYKRLLNIFHAGDCYYYVFSMYTAELEVVSENIKAILGYESQDFSVEFMMNIMHPDDKAYFLNFEYKVVEFFKSLPYEKVPFYKVQYDLRLKKKDGSYMRILHQAVQVDYDENNYYRTLSLDTDITHIKPDGLPCFSLIGLDGEPSYYNIQEKIFTKSFDLFTKREREVLKGIVEGKTSQQIADELLISCYTINAHRRNIMEKAEVKTPLELVRKTLKEGWI